The genomic interval ccatggccgctgggcctgcgcgtccggagcctgtgctctgcaacgggagaggccacagcagaggaaggcccgcataccacaaaaaaaaaaaaaaaaaaaatgaaatcatagtaTACACTGTGATCTACAGTGAACTATATCAACCTATAAAGCTAAGAGGACtattaataatgattataaaatagaATGCAAGTGTTATCAACCTTAGTAAGGTAAGAACACAGATGACAAAGGccaagagaagggaggagagtcAAAAGGAAGGATAGTGGTGTTAATATTGTCATCTTACACACTAGAGAGACAAGAAATACTGTTGACAGCCAATGGGGTAAGAAACAGTggtgaaaatatattattagacATTGTAAAGGAAGCCTATAGAGGAATCAAAAGTAGTGATATGATCCCagaaagagggtgggagggaagggaggtgggaaaTGTAAGCTTAATCCTCATTTATCAGTCTTGAAAACtattaattaatgtttaaaattaagaaacagtCGTATAAACATACTATTGAGACGCATGGAGGCAACtaccagaagaaaaacaaaacagcttgAATGTCTCCAGTGGTAGAGGAGCTAAACTTGGTGGTAGAGGCATATTTTGTGATTCTTAGCTTTTCACCATGTCCTTCTATACTACTTGACTTTAGAATCATTACAAGTatacttttaccttttaaaaaagtgaagaggagcaggaaaagaaatctaataatttaatttagaaCCAGGTTTTGGTTCTACCattcttttccacatttttacCCCAACGATTGATGCCCCACAGAAGGCATTTGCTCCATTCAgttctccttaaaaaaatttaaatttaaatttaaaaaaaagttgtgaatTCAAACAATGATCCCAACGAAACCACTTTTAAATTTCTAGATCCTTTCTGGATCTGTTAAGTACATACATGCTTTTACAAAGCTGTAGAGTCCCTGGGTCTCAAAGCTCTACCCTCTTCTCTTCATACCCTCCAGGAAAATGACCTCAACCCCCCTCTCTTACAAGTAGGACTAAGGTCATTCAGTGACCACTCTCCTCAAGTATCCCTTTCCCCCACCTGCACTCTAGTCATTCATCCTGTTTGGAAGACATGCCAAGGCTAATCTCCTCACGCATGCTCTCAACCCCAGCTCTTGGCCCTCTTGCCTCTTCTATATCTTTGGTTTTTCTCCCATGCTTTTGTTTTGCCTATCTATAACCAAACTCAAATCTTTCCTACATTTAAAAGCAAAGCCAAAGACTGTATCTTCTTTTATGTACCTCAGAAATTCTCAAAAAATCACATCCTCTCCACTAACTCACCTTTTATCACTTATTGTTCCTCTTCTGTCCCTCTGTCCCAGGCCCATGCACACCTCTACTGAAACTGCTCTCTCCAAATGATCAGTGATACTGATTTCCAGTGGCCTTTTCTCAGGTCCCACTCTTCCTCATTCTGCTGCACTCTACTCTGTAGACAACCATCCTCTTATTGAAATTTGTCCTCCCTTTGCTTCTGTAGAACCAATCTCCCATGGGAATGTGAATATACTGCAAACAGCTGGCAATATTGTAACAGAATATACCCAGGATATTCTATTGAAGAAGTGAAAGGTTTATGTTCTGTAACTTGTTAAGTGTGGCATGACAGAAAGCTGCACACTGGTGTGTCTGCTTCTGATCTTTATCCTAAAAATATGGCTGCTCTATAGTGATCATTTTTGCAGTAACTCAAGCAACTGGCACCTTACATCTATAGACAAAGTCATTAGGAATGTTAGCTTGTGTAGTTGCAGGAAAGTGAGTCTACAAGACACTGATCAGCCCAAGTTATTGGTAATGGGGCAATAAAGAGCCTCAGAAACCAGATGCAGAATGTTTGCAAGGTTGTGATCACAAGCAAGAGTAGAGAAGCAGTGAACATTTAATACATCCTTGCCATGGAAAATCAGGCGCACCAACTTCAGGGATGTGAGGTTTATGAGAGCAAAGCTCTTTGACATTTCTCCTCATGCAGAGAAACAGTATAAAGGCCTACTGCAACGAAGGAAAGGTTAGACGTGACTGAGATGGAGAATCATCATCTCACTGCATCCATAACCTTAATCTGGTCTCTcacttaatttgttttgttttttttttgtggtatgcgggcctccctctgttgtggcctctcccgttgcggagcacaggctccggacgcgcaggctcagcggccatggctcacgggcccagccgctccgcggcatgtgggatcctcccagaccggggcgcgaacccggttcccctgcatcggcaggcggacgcgcaaccactgcgccaccggggaagccgtCTCACTTAATTTCCAACCCAATATTCCAAGTCCACTtcactttattcattcaacaagcatttagtATGTATAAGCTGTTTCTAGGTGCTAGGGATGCAATAACGAATTAGACTTCGTCTAAGGAAGTTAAATTTGATCTGAGATCAGAATGAAAAAGAGCTAGCCGAACTATGAAACAGGGGAAGtgtttaatggaaaagaaacatgTTCAACAGGGGCAAAAGGATCTTGGATATATGATTTCAGAATGGAAATGGGACGAGGCAGTGGGAATGGGCAGGACTGCAGCACGCACAAGGGAGCAGGAGTAGAAGAGTTATATGTTGGAACTATAGCAGTTGTCCAGGTAAGAAATAGTGGCTTTGGGTATGGTGCCAGCAGGgaagagaaatggacaaattcagtGTATTTTGGTGGGTGTTGGTCATAGCCTCTGAGCAATAAAGGATAACTTCTAACGTTGGCTCGAGTACTCAAGTGGACAAGTGCACAGAGGTATTTACTGAGTTGAAGGCTGGAGGAAAGGACAGTGTTATGCAGGAAAATCAAGTTCCTTCGCATGCCCTCATCTCCAACCAAACTTCCTTATACAGAGCCACGTTTTCCCAACCCCTTGCCTATTTGAAAATAACAGCCCTCCACCTAAAatgcttctttctccctttccctccaccAATGCCTACAGCAACCCATCGCTCAAAACTACCTCTAAAATTTCCCTAACTTACCACTCATCCCATTTATCCCCTAAATGTAATAATGCATTCCTCTAGACTTCctggaactttatttttatttctatttctcttaagGAATGTAATACTTCCACCTTGCATTgttttatctatccatctatctacctatctaaaTGAGCACACACACAGTTGACCCGtaaacaacacgggtttgaattGTGTGGGACCACTTATAGGTGGAATTTTTCACTAAATACACACTACAATATTACACGATCTGTGactggttgaatctgtggatgcagaaccatggataaGGGGGACAGACTGTAAGTTATACACAAATTTTCAACTGCGCCcagggttggcacccctaacacccccatattgttcaagggtcaactgtatgtatataaaatttctcAGAATGTCTCATCCATCTATTCCTGACAGTATTGTACTAGAGTGTTTTACACCTGAGATGGAAAAGACTCACAATCTGCAAACATTTCATGTTACCTAAATTACAAAGCCTTTACAAATATAAGTTAGGCTGCTAGGACCTCATAAACAAACATTatctaaattaaaacaaaatttaagactACAATAGTCAAATTCTTTCTGCATATCGTAGTAGCTGAAATCTAAAGGGATCAACTTcagaaaatatactgaaaaacaatataacacttaaatgagacaaaaactgcaaatcaatagaaattaagtagatcaatttatttttgtgtatttcacAAGTATAATTTTGGAAGGGCTATTTAACAAATTTCAGCATTAACTGCCAACTCTATAGACACGTTCAACAAAAAAGGCATTTACTCTTGGCCCTTTTAATACAGGCAAGTGTCCTACTGCATCACAAATAAAAGATGCAGTAACATATTTGAGGgtatattaaagaaattagatttttctttcaaatgctgTTTAGTTGATAAATAACATAATACAAACATAATTAATGGCTGTCATGACCATCAGTGATTCCCAGAATAAAACCCATAGGCCTACCTACTTTAAAAGGCAGAAACTAGTAAAACAGTAttaaaatcagtgtttttatCCTTAGATCAACAATCCCAGAATGAGACTTCTTTGATCCCAATTTTACAAGGTGTGGTGTGATGTCAGGGGGAGAAGGGATATGGGCGAAGACTGGCAGTGCATGCTGAATTGCAGAGTTGGGACGGTGGCTCAAACTTGTCATTATCCAGATGAGGACagtgttttagaaaattttaaatgggtcCTTTATTGTGTTATATTGGGAAGGGTATTAAAGGACTGATCATTCATCAGTCCTAAATACCATTTAATAGATGCCATCAGGGGGTTTAAGAAATAAGCAGGGATGGGAGGGGGGAGAAGTGAAGTAAAATGaggtgaaaaaggaaaatgaaaaatggaagaaatgtgtCTGAATGTTGGGGAATGTAAAAAGGCCACCACAGAAACTGCTTAAGTTGCCACTCAGACATGCTCTTCCTATTGGATACCTGCCCCTGGATCACCAAACACCAAGTTTAGAGCACAATTCAAGTAGAGATCATATTTCAGCACTGATAAAACTTCACTAATTTGGAGTGCGAAAGAATACATGTCTGATTTAGTAAAAAGTATCAATAAACATTCAGAGGTATAGTTTTGTTACATCaagtaaaaacagcaacaaatacCAAGTGAAGTAACAACAAGTAGAGGGCTTGATGAATAGTTAAGACGTATTTTTAGGTGAACAGCAAAGGAATATTGAATAACTTGTAAATAGACTGCAAAAATGCTCTTTTCAGTTCATCAAAACAATCCAACAGTCCTTACTATCCCAACATGCCAATAACTATAATTGTTTTAGTCAGATGtagcctttaaaaatgaaatgtttctcaGAACTGTATTATCAAATAGGAGCTACTGGACATAAAACAGGTAATTGAGTTCAGACATTAGCTAGTTTTCATGAAGTATTTATCTCCAACTTGTTTACTCCAACATTCATTTATAATAAGGACAATGATTAAAATTGGCCATTTCTCAAACCACAAttctgaaaccacagaaatgtttGATTAAGCCCATCTTGGTCAAAAATCTTCATTCAAGCAATGGTGAAACAGCCTGCAAATGTCTTCAATAAACTGAGCTTTGAtgcagaacaaaaacagaaaaatgtaaaacctcTATCCCAAGCACCAATAATGGAGGCTAAGCAATTATACCTACAAGTTCTAAATGACAGGTCTTGTCTGATGGAAAATCCTGAGATTTCTATCACTGTGACTTTACAGAAGGCAGGTTGGTTTAATGAGgaaatttacttttaatgaaaagacaatcaacaatattttatttggggCACTTACTCAGTATTTCACAGATCCTCAACAAGTTTTGAGGTAGGTTAATATTAGCattgtattttacaaatgaaaactcAGGCAGAGATTACATCACTTGTCGCAAACCATAGCAGGAGTCCTACCATAATCAGTAACATGGTCTGATCTTTCAGATTAATCTCTGATGTGTGTGTGAATTTAATGGTGATAGCTTGCAAATagtcataaaaacaaaacaaaaccactagATATTCTACTTTGGGGTATTTTGTAATTCTTAAATAATCCTACAATGATTATACATACTTTGGAATAACCTACTTACTCCCATTACAAACCTATTTATATATAACTAATCCTTATAATAACAAATTAGCACATTATCGATTTTGCTGTTTTCTGCCTTTTGGGGTGGGTGAAGCAGGAAGATAATCAGCAAGTTTTCCTCAGAGAGCTAGGCAGCCTTTAAGCGCAGGTACTATGCTCAAGGCACCATCTATGGTGATTTGGGGTCATAGGAAAGCAGGTATACAAATGGAGCCAAGATCCAGAAAAGATGCCTGGATCCAAAAGAGGGGGAGGCCCTGCACAagtcaaagatgaagaaaaatatactatCATCTCAGGCTACATATCATCAGCATCATGGGAAGAGCTCCTAAAAGACCAGTAAATTTGTCCCAGTAAAGTCTATTAAATTTCTTACTAACTAGATAAACCACAAGTATTACATTAAAGTGACATCTATAGAAACAAAATATCTAAGTATTTATTATGAATATGTTCCACCTATCATGTAAATTCCTCTAATTGTCACAAGCCTAATTCACCTAGCTCATTATAATTACTTAAAATTCAGCTCATCCTGACTAGGTTCCTGGGCCAATCGtctcaaatatttgtttcattataaatttccttttatttaaacaattgtCAATTCTTAACAATACAGGATTAAGAGTGGTTAATTAACAACTGagaaattataaggaaaatatcATTATTGTGTTAGAATATACAGCATTCAACAGAGAAAATTTCAAGAGTAAAGATACAGACACCTGTTTCTGAAGAGACTGAACGGCACAGCCCAACACAATTTAAgtcaaagaagcaagaaaaaaagaagggaggggccacaggaggcaaagtattttattctagTGTCCCCAAAATTGACTGTGGAAGTAAAAAagtttctacatttaaaaagtttatataaattaCATGAATTGTAATTTTCATAAAAGTCAAAATGAAATGTTCTGCATAGGACAAAAGATATGCCTAAGCAACATATCATATTTGCACAAGGCCACTGAATGTCATGGATATGAGGAACAAATGAAAAAGCTTAAGTCTATGGCAGACTGAGCAAAGATTTCAGTTTGGTATTCTATAACCCCAAGACTGTAAACTACTCTTACTATGCAAAAGCTCTAATGACACATAGGGTTTTGTGTAGGAACTCTTGTGCTTCTGGTTGGCACATCATCTACTCGTTAATATGTGAAATTAATACAGACAGTTGTGAGAGGTTGTGCAAAACTactgtatttacaaaaatggCACAAAAGTGAATTCAACAGTCGATGCACATGCACACTTCATTCACATCTTCAACAACAAAAGGTATTCTAACACTACAGAACCGAATAAGAATACTAGTTTCAACAGCAGCTGTTAAGCACTAGAGTCACATAAGTTACACCAGAATGGGCAAATATTGCCCAAGTAAAATTCTATTGTTAAAGCTGAAACAGATTTAAGGCCATTCAAGTTCAAGCACAGGATACAAATCTTTTGAAGCCCCATCTATTTGTGTTTGAAATATGTGACCTTTCTTCTAACTTGTGGTCTTAAACTTCTGTTTTacaaaatccaaaaggaaaatacagaagaaatcaATACAATAGAGGTTACATTAAATAAGAGTAACATACAAAGCTATAATTAAGATGAATTAAAGAAAGCCAAAgcattaaaattgtaaaacttgCTTGTTACTTGTTGGAACCAGCCCTACACTAGGAGTTAggtaatatatacaattattttcaAGTAGATTACTTTACATTGCTCTAACATGTTCTTTTCATCAGTGCACTGTTAAACTAATCAAAACTCTACACATGTATATTCCCTTACACACACACTACCACTACCTGCAAAGCCATAACTCTCAAATGACTTAAtgagtaaaaggaaataaaaagtggagAAGTAACATATTAAGGAGAAATAATGGGATTAGAAGATTCATGCAGTTCAGCTCTTTTAATCAGCCAGCCAGCTTGCTAGCAACAAGAGATGGTTTCCGTTGAGGAAGGTCCTGTGGAGTGGGAATGTGGTCACCAGTGACCTCTGTCTTATCCGGAGCTGCAGTAGGAAGTTGCTTGTTCTTCATTTTTGCTTTAGCCATGTTGTAATCCCcagaatcaaaatatttttgctacaagaaaaaaaaaaattcagactagAGTTTAAAAAGCTTTCATATGCAATTACACTGGTTTAAGATATAGATGTGACCCTGTactgtcaaaataaaataaacctaaaagtttttaaacaaaaacatcaacTACACGAAATAGCTATGACTCTATAGTGAGTTCTATCACAAGTCAACAGCTGAGAAGTCAGGCAAGAACCCTTTCTTCAGGCTTACTTATATCATTCTAGTTCCAGTATGGAACCCTCAATATTGACATCAACTTCCATATGAATCTATCTGGGAGCTAATAGCCCTGGACTTAAAGAGTGGGACACAAGCCTTTCACTTCCTAATAGAAAAACCAGCATGAATTTCTTgtttaaatgattttgaaaataaaaacacacaatcCACCAACTTGCATTTGGGATATCACCCACCTCCAATCAAGCTTACAATTATTAAAACTATTACTTATAGTTGCTGGTACTCTGTCATCTAAGATGAACTTTTCTGTAAGGATTTAAACCATTTATTTGAATTAGAGCAGTTcactaacataaaaataaaggttaaaatatAAATGCTAGGGTAACAGAAGAAATGAACTCATTAGAAATTAATTATCACTTAAAATACACATCCCTACCCTATACCACCATTTTTCACCTAAGACACTAAGAACAACAATCGCTCTTATTAGTTGGAGAGATGGATGCGGTAACAACCACACCATTTATCACTGAAATAGAAATTGTGGAGCTAAAGATCAACCTTAATATAGATAATCTACATGAGTCAGCCTGTTCCGAGGTTAAAAACACATGAATTTGCCTGGGTTCTGACTCACCTATCATGTTTAGCCCACCTTTACTGAGTGCCTGCAATACTACACGAGGCGCTGTGTGAATCATGAAGAGAGATATAAAGATGGACAACAGCCAAGTAAATCCACTCTTACACTGTTTTAAATACATGAGGTGCTATGGTTACTCAAAGGAGGGGAAACTAACCTTTGCCTATAGCACAGACAAGAAGGAATAATCCAGATACGAGATGAGGGCTTGGACAAAGGATGAAGGGGGGCAAATATAAATATTCTCTTTGAGACTTCAGGGGTAACTCAAGTGGTAAATCAAGGAGCTAGGAGCTCACAGCTTAGTTTAGGATTGCAGAATGGCCTGAAAAAAAGGTCTCACTGGCTGCCTCCCTCCAGTGACTATTCTTTTATAAGCATCTGGCCTTAGGCCAGAGTCTAAAGTTAGAAATTGCTTTTCATGTGTCTACACATAGAGTAGGAATCTTGGACCAGGCCTTTCTAAGACTTGCTGCAGCTTCATTtctgcatgttttaaaatgtgtagtgAAAAAAACCCTCAGAACTTCTGATGTACTGTATTATATTAGAGAGCTACTTCTGAAGTTTAGTAGCCTCTAAAAGAGAAAGCAGACTGCCAAATTTCTTAAGAGTCAAAAGCACAAAATGAGAACTTTAACACATAGTGCAAATTTTAGGCAGACTTTCCCCAATATAATAAAGTCTGTTTCTATGTTACCTCTTTTATAGTAACCAAAAGTTCATCACAAGGGGATCACACTTAACTGTAGATTAGGCTACTTTGCTTGaggaaaaggaattaaatatttaGTGTGGTGAGAGAAAAACTAAACTCAATGCTTAATAATTATAACTGCTCTAGGTAGAGGAATGCACTAGATCAATGTTTCTCATATTGGAAAAGATACAGTTCAAGAAGGCAATATTACTTGTCTTTAACAATTCTTAAATTTTGTgtaagtgaaaattttaaaaattaacatattctGTACCATCTAGATGACACTCTTATAAGAGCCTTTTCCCACTTCAATTTAAGGGCCACACTTACATCCATATTTATAATTGCACTGACACTAATGGATCACCAAAGtgacaatatttaattttaaggtCATGTTTCTTAAAACTGGATCCTCAGTTTTCTTGGGACTTCACAAACTCCACAAGTATGAAAAAACATGGGCCAGACTGCTGCTTGATATCCCTCACACATATTGTTAAAAGCCTAAAAATAGGTATCCGAATAAATAACATTAACGAGTACAATAAAACAGAAAGGGACCTAAAATAACCAACCCTCTCAAATGAACAAGAAACTGTTTAAAGATACTAAGATAACTTGCCAGTTTGCTATTACGACAGAGGAAAACTAAAACCCTGTGAtccagacattttttaaaaaacaaaactcttttaaCATAGTAAGAAATTATATAGTTGAATATAACACTTCATTTCCCTAATATAAAAGTGCTTATTCACTGACATTTTGGTAAAATACAGAATCATTCAAGAGCTCCCTTCTCAAATTCTATATAAATTTCTTGATTCAAGTGGCATTTTCTTATTGACAACTATTTACATCTATAACACCAACGCCAAGATACAATGTATATAAATTCTAACTTGAAGATACTTAAAAAGTCATAAATCGTTGaagctagagaaaaatgacaaagtcAACAGCCCAAATGTTGGAAGGAAGGCTGTTAGCGTAAGTTATACTGAAGattagcaaaggaaaaaaggttTCCTAAATACTAATAATCAGTCAAATCCCAAatccaaataataataatcaaaattacATAATTTCATACTAAAACCACATCTGATGGGATGATTTCA from Physeter macrocephalus isolate SW-GA chromosome 11, ASM283717v5, whole genome shotgun sequence carries:
- the ARPP19 gene encoding cAMP-regulated phosphoprotein 19 isoform X2, which translates into the protein MSAEVPEAASAEEQKEMEDKVTSPEKAEEAKLKARYPHLGQKPGGSDFLRKRLQKGQKYFDSGDYNMAKAKMKNKQLPTAAPDKTEVTGDHIPTPQDLPQRKPSLVASKLAG
- the ARPP19 gene encoding cAMP-regulated phosphoprotein 19 isoform X1, which translates into the protein MEDKVTSPEKAEEAKLKARYPHLGQKPGGSDFLRKRLQKGQKYFDSGDYNMAKAKMKNKQLPTAAPDKTEVTGDHIPTPQDLPQRKPSLVASKLAG